One genomic window of Streptomyces sp. WP-1 includes the following:
- the topA gene encoding type I DNA topoisomerase: protein MSPTSETAQGGRRLVIVESPAKAKTIKGYLGPGYVVEASVGHIRDLPNGAAEVPEKYTGEVRRLGVDVEHDFQPVYVVNADKKAQVKKLKDLLKDSDELFLATDEDREGEAIAWHLQEVLKPKIPVKRMVFHEITKDAIREAVANPRQLNQKLVDAQETRRILDRLYGYEVSPVLWKKVMPRLSAGRVQSVATRLVVERERERIAFRSAEYWDLTGTFGTGRAGDSSDPSSLVARLQTVDGRRVAQGRDFDSVGRLKTANTLHLDEPTARALAAALENTRFAVRSVESKPYRRSPYAPFRTTTLQQEASRKLGFGAKATMQIAQKLYENGYITYMRTDSTTLSETAIAAARAQVTQLYGADYLPPQPRTYAVKVKNAQEAHEAIRPSGDRFRTPAETGLTGDQFKLYELIWKRTVASQMKDATGNSVTVKIGGTAADGRDVEFSASGKTITFHGFLKAYVEGADDPNAELDDRERRLPQVTEGDPLSAEEITVDGHATKPPARYTEASLVKELEEREIGRPSTYASIIGTILDRGYVFKKGTALVPSFLSFAVVNLLEKHFGRLVDYDFTAKMEDDLDRIARGEAQAVPWLKRFYFGEGTISGAAADAGNGDGDHLGGLKELVTDLGAIDAREVSSFPVGNGIVLRVGRYGPYIERGEKDTEEHQRADIPDDLAPDELTIELAEKLLAEPSGDVELGTDPASGHQIVAKKGRYGPYVTEVLPEGTPKTGKNAVKPRTASLFKSMALDTVTLDDALKLMSLPRVVGTDAEGQEITAQNGRYGPYLKKGTDSRSLQAEDQIFTITLEEALAIYAQPKQRGRAAAKPPLKELGEDPVSKKPVVVKDGRFGPYVTDGETNATLRSGDSVEEITPERGFELLAEKRAKGPAKKTAKKAPAKKTAPAKKTAAKKTAAKKTTASAAKKTTAKKTTAKKATATKSTASGSEE from the coding sequence TTGTCCCCGACCAGCGAGACCGCACAGGGCGGCCGCCGACTCGTCATCGTCGAGTCGCCTGCCAAGGCGAAGACGATCAAGGGCTACCTCGGCCCCGGCTACGTAGTCGAAGCGAGCGTCGGGCACATCCGTGACCTCCCCAACGGCGCCGCCGAGGTGCCCGAGAAGTACACCGGCGAGGTGCGCCGCCTCGGCGTGGACGTCGAGCACGACTTCCAGCCCGTCTACGTGGTCAACGCGGACAAGAAGGCACAGGTCAAGAAGCTCAAGGACCTGCTGAAGGACTCCGACGAACTCTTCCTGGCCACCGATGAGGACCGCGAGGGCGAGGCCATCGCCTGGCACCTCCAGGAGGTCCTCAAGCCGAAGATCCCCGTCAAGCGGATGGTCTTCCACGAGATCACCAAGGACGCGATCCGCGAGGCCGTCGCCAACCCGCGCCAGCTCAACCAGAAGCTGGTCGACGCCCAGGAGACCCGCCGCATCCTCGACCGCCTCTACGGCTACGAGGTCTCCCCGGTGCTGTGGAAGAAGGTCATGCCCCGGCTGTCGGCCGGCCGTGTCCAGTCCGTCGCCACCCGGCTCGTCGTCGAGCGGGAACGCGAGCGCATCGCCTTCCGCTCCGCCGAGTACTGGGACCTCACCGGCACCTTCGGCACCGGCCGCGCGGGCGACTCCTCCGACCCGTCGTCGCTGGTCGCGCGCCTGCAGACCGTCGACGGACGGCGGGTCGCGCAGGGCCGCGACTTCGACTCCGTGGGCCGGCTGAAGACCGCGAACACCCTCCACCTGGACGAGCCGACCGCCCGCGCGCTGGCCGCCGCCCTGGAGAACACCCGCTTCGCCGTGCGCTCGGTGGAGTCGAAGCCGTACCGCCGCTCGCCGTACGCGCCGTTCCGTACGACGACGCTCCAGCAGGAGGCCAGCCGCAAGCTCGGCTTCGGCGCCAAGGCGACCATGCAGATCGCCCAGAAGCTGTACGAGAACGGCTACATCACGTACATGCGTACGGACTCCACGACGCTGAGCGAGACCGCCATCGCGGCCGCCCGCGCCCAGGTCACGCAGCTGTACGGCGCCGACTACCTGCCCCCGCAGCCGCGTACGTACGCGGTGAAGGTGAAGAACGCGCAGGAGGCGCACGAGGCGATCCGTCCCTCGGGTGATCGTTTCCGCACCCCCGCGGAGACCGGCCTGACCGGTGACCAGTTCAAGCTGTACGAGCTGATCTGGAAGCGGACCGTCGCCTCCCAGATGAAGGACGCGACCGGCAACAGCGTGACCGTGAAGATCGGTGGCACCGCCGCCGACGGCCGGGACGTGGAGTTCAGCGCCTCCGGCAAGACGATCACCTTCCACGGTTTCCTCAAGGCGTACGTCGAGGGCGCCGACGACCCGAACGCCGAGCTGGACGACCGCGAGCGCCGGCTGCCGCAGGTCACCGAGGGCGACCCGCTGTCCGCCGAGGAGATCACGGTCGACGGCCACGCCACCAAGCCCCCGGCCCGCTACACCGAGGCCTCCCTGGTCAAGGAGCTGGAAGAGCGCGAGATCGGCCGCCCGTCGACCTATGCGTCGATCATCGGCACGATCCTCGACCGCGGCTATGTCTTCAAGAAGGGCACGGCACTCGTGCCGTCCTTCCTGTCCTTCGCCGTCGTAAACCTTCTGGAGAAGCACTTCGGCCGGCTGGTCGACTACGACTTCACCGCCAAGATGGAGGACGACCTCGACCGCATCGCCCGCGGCGAGGCCCAGGCCGTGCCGTGGCTGAAGCGCTTCTACTTCGGCGAGGGCACCATCAGCGGTGCCGCCGCCGACGCGGGCAACGGCGACGGGGACCACCTCGGCGGCCTCAAGGAACTCGTCACCGACCTGGGCGCGATCGACGCCCGCGAGGTGTCCTCCTTCCCGGTGGGCAACGGCATCGTGCTGCGGGTCGGCCGCTACGGGCCGTACATCGAGCGCGGCGAGAAGGACACCGAGGAGCACCAGCGCGCCGACATCCCCGACGACCTGGCGCCGGACGAGCTGACCATCGAGCTGGCCGAGAAGCTGCTGGCCGAGCCCAGCGGCGATGTCGAGCTGGGCACCGACCCGGCCAGCGGCCACCAGATCGTCGCCAAGAAGGGCCGCTACGGGCCGTACGTCACCGAGGTCCTGCCCGAGGGCACCCCGAAGACCGGCAAGAACGCGGTCAAGCCGCGCACCGCCTCCCTCTTCAAGTCCATGGCGCTGGACACGGTGACGCTGGACGACGCGCTGAAGCTGATGTCCCTGCCGCGTGTCGTCGGCACCGACGCCGAGGGCCAGGAGATCACCGCCCAGAACGGCCGCTACGGGCCGTATCTGAAGAAGGGCACGGACTCGCGCTCGCTCCAGGCCGAGGACCAGATCTTCACCATCACGCTGGAAGAGGCCCTGGCGATCTACGCCCAGCCGAAGCAGCGCGGGCGGGCCGCCGCCAAGCCGCCGCTGAAGGAACTGGGCGAGGACCCGGTCTCCAAGAAGCCGGTCGTGGTCAAGGACGGCCGCTTCGGGCCGTACGTCACCGACGGCGAGACCAACGCGACCCTGCGCTCCGGCGACAGCGTCGAGGAGATCACCCCGGAGCGCGGCTTCGAACTTCTTGCCGAGAAGCGCGCGAAGGGCCCGGCCAAGAAGACCGCCAAGAAGGCGCCGGCGAAGAAGACCGCCCCGGCGAAGAAGACCGCCGCCAAGAAGACGGCGGCCAAGAAGACGACGGCGAGCGCCGCGAAGAAGACGACGGCGAAGAAGACCACCGCCAAGAAGGCGACGGCCACCAAGTCGACGGCTTCCGGTTCGGAGGAGTAG
- a CDS encoding class I SAM-dependent methyltransferase yields MTDSGPASLPAADRPEAAARLRDALLAASFTADGLLELLGAPAYAALARSETVPALRATRGDTPLETLVRLFLLQQPVPRARVAAVLPVEEAVQAGWLAWVGGDEVAATVDVRPYGGPGGEDWFIVSDLGCAVGGAGGIGQRAEGVVLGVGGASTTLAGITVRTPVAAALDLGTGSGIQALHASRHATRVTATDLNPRALHITALTLALSGAPAAELREGSLFEPVRDDEKFDLIVSNPPFVISPGARLTYRDGGMGGDDLCRSLVQQAGERLNEGGFAHFLANWQHVAGEDWQDRLRSWVPRGCDAWIVQREVQDVTQYAELWLRDAGDHQGDPAEYQARYDAWLDEFEARKVKAVGFGWITLRRTGAAEPSLTVEEWPHPVEQPLGDTIRAHFERLDYLRGHDDAALLAHHFRLAGEVVQEQVGLPGAEDPEHVVLRQHRGMRRATKVDTVGAGFAGVCDGTLSAGRILDAIAQLVGEDAVRLRDRTPAQIRLLVEQGFLEPVI; encoded by the coding sequence GTGACTGACTCCGGACCCGCCTCCCTGCCCGCCGCCGACCGTCCCGAGGCCGCCGCGCGGCTGCGGGACGCGCTGCTGGCCGCCTCCTTCACCGCCGACGGGCTGCTCGAACTGCTCGGCGCGCCCGCGTACGCGGCGCTGGCCCGCAGCGAGACCGTGCCCGCGTTGCGGGCGACCCGTGGCGACACGCCGCTGGAGACCCTCGTACGGCTCTTCCTGCTCCAGCAGCCCGTGCCCCGCGCGCGGGTGGCCGCCGTGCTCCCCGTCGAGGAGGCGGTCCAGGCCGGGTGGCTGGCGTGGGTGGGCGGTGACGAGGTGGCCGCCACGGTGGATGTACGGCCGTACGGCGGTCCCGGCGGCGAGGACTGGTTCATCGTCTCCGACCTGGGCTGCGCGGTCGGCGGCGCGGGCGGCATCGGGCAGCGGGCCGAGGGCGTCGTCCTGGGGGTCGGGGGCGCGTCCACCACGCTCGCCGGGATCACCGTGCGCACGCCGGTCGCCGCCGCGCTGGACCTCGGCACCGGCTCCGGCATCCAGGCGCTGCACGCCTCCCGGCACGCCACGCGCGTGACGGCGACCGACCTCAACCCCCGCGCGCTGCACATCACGGCGCTCACGCTGGCGCTCTCCGGCGCGCCCGCCGCCGAGCTGCGCGAGGGCTCGCTGTTCGAACCGGTGCGCGACGACGAGAAGTTCGACCTGATCGTCTCCAACCCGCCGTTCGTGATCTCCCCCGGCGCCCGGCTCACCTACCGCGACGGCGGCATGGGCGGGGACGACCTGTGCCGCTCCCTCGTCCAGCAGGCGGGAGAGCGGCTGAACGAGGGCGGGTTCGCGCACTTCCTCGCCAACTGGCAGCACGTGGCGGGGGAGGACTGGCAGGACCGGCTCAGGTCGTGGGTGCCGCGCGGGTGCGACGCCTGGATCGTGCAGCGCGAGGTGCAGGACGTCACGCAGTACGCCGAGCTGTGGCTGCGGGACGCCGGGGACCACCAGGGGGATCCGGCGGAGTACCAGGCGCGGTACGACGCCTGGCTCGACGAGTTCGAGGCGCGCAAGGTCAAGGCGGTCGGCTTCGGCTGGATCACCCTGCGCAGGACGGGTGCGGCCGAGCCGTCCCTCACGGTGGAGGAGTGGCCGCACCCGGTGGAGCAGCCCCTCGGGGACACCATCCGGGCGCACTTCGAACGCCTCGACTACCTCCGCGGGCACGACGACGCGGCGCTGCTCGCCCACCACTTCAGGCTGGCCGGCGAGGTGGTGCAGGAACAGGTCGGGCTGCCCGGCGCGGAGGACCCCGAGCACGTCGTGCTCCGCCAGCACCGGGGCATGCGCCGCGCCACCAAGGTGGACACGGTCGGCGCGGGCTTCGCCGGCGTCTGCGACGGCACCCTGAGCGCCGGCCGCATCCTGGACGCCATCGCCCAGCTGGTGGGCGAGGACGCCGTCCGCCTCCGCGACCGGACCCCGGCCCAGATCCGCCTCCTGGTGGAACAGGGGTTCCTGGAGCCGGTGATCTGA
- a CDS encoding small secreted protein, with translation MEGTNPVNKKLAAALSGGAVLVAALSGCSSNSAPKGPDPKLVSWAKSVCDAVPAQDAKIKAANAAISTTAADTAKPETLQKTDSQAFQDMADGYKAIATAVNEAGAPPGVSGGAKRLGDVVKSFNSLSASYADLKKQVDGLDTKDQAKFASGLHDVATQMTELEKKHQSGTASLKALQQGEVQDAIAQQPSCKKVAATTSSSPSAAATAG, from the coding sequence ATGGAAGGGACCAATCCGGTGAACAAGAAGCTCGCGGCCGCACTGTCCGGCGGTGCGGTACTGGTGGCTGCGCTGTCGGGATGCAGCAGCAACAGCGCCCCCAAGGGGCCCGACCCCAAGCTGGTCTCCTGGGCCAAGTCGGTGTGCGACGCCGTGCCGGCGCAGGACGCGAAGATCAAGGCGGCGAACGCGGCGATCTCCACGACGGCCGCCGACACGGCCAAGCCCGAGACGCTCCAGAAGACCGACTCCCAGGCCTTCCAGGACATGGCCGACGGCTACAAGGCGATCGCGACCGCGGTCAACGAGGCCGGCGCGCCTCCCGGGGTCTCCGGCGGCGCCAAGCGGCTCGGCGATGTCGTGAAGAGCTTCAACAGCCTCTCGGCCTCCTACGCCGACCTGAAGAAGCAGGTCGACGGCCTGGACACCAAGGACCAGGCGAAGTTCGCCTCCGGGCTGCACGACGTCGCCACGCAGATGACCGAGTTGGAGAAGAAGCACCAGAGCGGCACCGCGTCCCTCAAGGCCCTCCAGCAGGGCGAGGTCCAGGACGCCATCGCCCAGCAGCCCAGCTGCAAGAAGGTCGCCGCCACGACGTCGTCCTCGCCCTCCGCGGCGGCCACGGCGGGCTGA
- a CDS encoding sodium-translocating pyrophosphatase: MAGLSHPSELDHPTYLAAAVLTNGNRVIVAVIAAVALAALVVAGILVRQVLAAGEGTDSMKKIAGAVQEGAKAYLARQLRTLGVFAVVVFFLLLLLPADDWNQRAGRSVFFLIGAVFSAATGYIGMWLAVRSNVRVAAAAREATPGEGEPEKDLTTVSHTAMKIAFRTGGVVGMFTVGLGLLGASCVVLVYAADAPKVLEGFGLGAALIAMFMRVGGGIFTKAADVGADLVGKVEQGIPEDDPRNAATIADNVGDNVGDCAGMAADLFESYAVTLVAALILGKAAFGDSGLAFPLLVPAIGVITAMIGIFAVAPRRSDRSGMTAINRGFFISAVISLALVAVAVFVYLPSSYAGLGGVTDAAIKAKDGDPRILALVAVAIGILLAAVIQQLTGYFTETNRRPVRDIGKTSLTGPATVILSGISLGLESAVYTALLIALSVYGAFLLGGTSIMLALFAVALAGTGLLTTVGVIVAMDTFGPVSDNAQGIAEMSGDVEGAGAQVLTNLDAVGNTTKAITKGIAIATAVLAASALFGSYRDAITTNVQDVGEKLSGPGAPLSLSLDISQPNNLVGLIAGAAVVFLFSGLAINAVSRSAGSVVFEVRRQFREKPGIMDFTETPEYGKVVDICTKDALRELATPGLLAVMAPIFVGFTLGVGSLGSYLAGAIGAGTLMAVFLANSGGAWDNAKKLVEDGHHGGKGSEAHAATVIGDTVGDPFKDTAGPAINPLLKVMNLVSLLIAPAVIKFSYGHDKNLGVRIGVAILALLVIGTAVYISKRRGIAVGDDEESPERVANSADAAVVS, from the coding sequence ATGGCGGGGCTTTCTCACCCCTCTGAGTTGGACCACCCCACATACCTCGCGGCCGCGGTACTCACCAACGGCAACAGGGTCATCGTGGCCGTCATCGCGGCGGTAGCCCTCGCCGCGCTGGTGGTCGCGGGGATCCTGGTGCGCCAGGTGCTCGCCGCGGGCGAGGGCACCGACAGCATGAAGAAGATCGCCGGAGCGGTCCAGGAAGGCGCCAAGGCGTATCTCGCCCGGCAGCTGCGCACGCTCGGCGTATTCGCCGTCGTCGTCTTCTTCCTGCTTCTGCTGCTGCCCGCGGACGACTGGAATCAGCGTGCCGGGCGTTCGGTGTTCTTCCTGATCGGCGCGGTGTTCTCGGCCGCCACCGGTTATATCGGCATGTGGCTCGCGGTACGCAGCAATGTGCGGGTCGCCGCCGCGGCCCGGGAAGCCACCCCGGGCGAGGGCGAACCCGAAAAGGATCTCACGACCGTCTCGCACACCGCGATGAAGATCGCATTTCGCACGGGCGGTGTCGTCGGCATGTTCACGGTGGGCCTCGGCCTGCTGGGCGCCTCCTGTGTGGTGCTCGTCTACGCCGCCGACGCGCCGAAGGTCCTGGAGGGCTTCGGCCTCGGTGCCGCCCTGATCGCCATGTTCATGCGGGTCGGCGGCGGCATCTTCACCAAGGCCGCCGACGTCGGCGCCGACCTGGTCGGCAAGGTCGAGCAGGGCATCCCGGAGGACGACCCGCGCAACGCCGCCACCATCGCCGACAACGTGGGCGACAACGTCGGCGACTGCGCGGGCATGGCGGCCGACCTCTTCGAGTCGTACGCCGTCACCCTGGTGGCCGCGCTGATCCTCGGCAAGGCCGCCTTCGGCGACTCCGGGCTCGCCTTCCCGCTGCTGGTGCCCGCCATCGGCGTGATCACGGCGATGATCGGCATCTTCGCGGTCGCTCCCCGGCGTTCCGACCGCAGCGGCATGACCGCGATCAACCGCGGCTTCTTCATCTCCGCGGTGATCTCCCTCGCGCTGGTCGCCGTCGCCGTCTTCGTCTACCTGCCGTCGAGCTACGCCGGCCTCGGCGGAGTGACGGACGCGGCGATCAAGGCCAAGGACGGCGATCCCCGGATCCTCGCCCTGGTCGCGGTGGCCATCGGCATCCTGCTGGCGGCCGTCATCCAGCAGCTGACCGGCTACTTCACCGAGACCAACCGGCGCCCGGTCCGCGACATCGGCAAGACCTCGCTGACCGGCCCCGCCACCGTCATTCTGTCCGGCATCTCGCTCGGCCTGGAGTCGGCCGTCTACACCGCGCTGCTCATCGCGCTCAGTGTGTACGGCGCGTTCCTGCTCGGCGGTACGTCGATCATGCTCGCGCTGTTCGCGGTCGCGCTGGCCGGCACCGGCCTGCTCACCACGGTCGGGGTGATCGTCGCCATGGACACCTTCGGGCCGGTCTCCGACAACGCCCAGGGCATCGCCGAGATGTCCGGCGACGTCGAGGGCGCGGGCGCGCAGGTGCTCACCAACCTGGACGCGGTCGGCAACACCACCAAGGCGATCACCAAGGGCATCGCGATCGCCACCGCGGTGCTCGCGGCGTCGGCGCTCTTCGGGTCGTACCGCGACGCGATCACCACCAATGTGCAGGATGTCGGGGAGAAGCTCAGCGGGCCCGGCGCGCCGCTGAGCCTGTCCCTGGACATCTCGCAGCCCAACAACCTGGTCGGCCTCATCGCGGGCGCCGCGGTCGTCTTCCTCTTCTCCGGACTGGCCATCAACGCCGTGTCGCGGTCGGCGGGCTCGGTGGTCTTCGAGGTGCGGCGGCAGTTCCGTGAGAAGCCCGGGATCATGGACTTCACGGAGACGCCCGAGTACGGCAAGGTCGTCGACATCTGCACCAAGGACGCCCTGCGGGAGCTGGCCACGCCCGGTCTGCTCGCGGTGATGGCGCCGATCTTCGTCGGGTTCACGCTCGGCGTCGGCTCGCTCGGCTCCTACCTCGCCGGCGCGATCGGCGCGGGCACGCTGATGGCGGTGTTCCTCGCCAATTCCGGCGGCGCCTGGGACAACGCCAAGAAGCTGGTGGAGGACGGCCACCACGGCGGCAAGGGCAGCGAGGCCCACGCCGCCACGGTGATCGGCGACACGGTCGGCGACCCCTTCAAGGACACCGCGGGGCCGGCGATCAACCCGCTGCTGAAGGTCATGAACCTGGTCTCGCTGCTCATCGCGCCCGCGGTGATCAAGTTCTCCTACGGCCATGACAAGAACCTCGGCGTACGGATCGGGGTCGCGATCCTCGCGCTGCTGGTGATCGGCACGGCCGTGTACATCTCCAAGCGGCGCGGCATCGCCGTCGGCGACGACGAGGAGAGCCCCGAACGGGTCGCCAACTCGGCCGACGCGGCGGTGGTTTCGTAG
- a CDS encoding ATP-binding protein, whose translation MATVELRFSALPEHVRTARLVAAAVARRAGVDEAVLDEVRLAVGEACSRAVGLHQVGGIDAPVKVALIEEEKQFSIEVGDEAPHAVPAERVAGGAAADADVEAEEDEMGLAVISGLVDDVEVTTGKNGGLIRMTWPAAPPAVPVG comes from the coding sequence ATGGCCACCGTCGAACTCCGCTTCAGCGCGCTGCCCGAGCACGTCAGGACCGCCCGGCTGGTGGCGGCCGCGGTGGCGCGCAGGGCCGGAGTGGACGAGGCCGTCCTGGACGAGGTGCGGCTCGCCGTGGGCGAGGCGTGCTCCCGTGCCGTGGGGCTCCACCAGGTCGGCGGCATCGACGCGCCGGTGAAGGTGGCGCTGATCGAGGAGGAGAAACAGTTCTCCATCGAGGTCGGCGACGAAGCCCCGCACGCGGTCCCCGCCGAGCGGGTGGCCGGGGGCGCGGCGGCGGACGCGGACGTGGAGGCCGAGGAGGACGAGATGGGCCTCGCGGTCATCAGCGGCCTCGTGGACGACGTCGAGGTCACCACCGGGAAGAACGGCGGACTGATCCGCATGACCTGGCCCGCCGCCCCGCCGGCGGTCCCCGTCGGCTGA
- the bldG gene encoding anti-sigma factor antagonist BldG: protein MDLSLSTRTVGDRTVVEVGGEIDVYTAPKLREQLVELVNDGNFHLVVDMEGVDFLDSTGLGVLVGGLKRVRAHEGSLRLVCNQERILKIFRITGLTKVFPIHTSVEEAVAATD, encoded by the coding sequence GTGGACCTGTCCCTGTCGACCCGTACCGTCGGCGATCGTACGGTCGTCGAGGTCGGTGGCGAAATCGATGTATACACCGCGCCCAAGCTGCGCGAGCAGCTGGTCGAGCTGGTGAACGACGGCAATTTCCATCTTGTCGTCGACATGGAGGGCGTGGACTTCCTCGACTCCACCGGACTCGGCGTGCTGGTCGGCGGCCTGAAGCGAGTGCGGGCCCATGAGGGCTCGCTGCGCCTGGTCTGCAACCAGGAGCGCATTCTCAAGATCTTCCGTATCACCGGCCTCACCAAGGTGTTCCCGATCCACACCTCGGTCGAGGAAGCGGTGGCGGCCACCGACTGA
- a CDS encoding DEAD/DEAH box helicase has protein sequence MAFNHLPACVHDALTPLSVTPVTHSVPMAKNHRSDRPVPDPASRPSPAAVLGGLASGPSRAARITHTEHLPPRAGRHAVWPDRIRAEVIAAVRECGIEHPWAHQALAAEHALDGDSVVVATGTASGKSLAYLVPVLSTLLEGSKAPNGRGATALYLSPTKALAADQCRSVKELSQPLGTAVRPAVYDGDTPYEEREWVRQYANYVLTNPDMLHRGILPSHPRWSSFLKSLKYVVIDECHTYRGVFGSHVAQVLRRLRRVCARYGSSPVFLLASATAAEPAVAARRLTGLPVVEVADDASPRGELVFALWEPPLTELHGEKGAPVRRTATAETADLLTDLTVRGVRSVAFVRSRRGAELISVIAQEKLAEVDRSLVHRVAAYRGGYLPEERRALERALHSGELLGLAATTALELGVDVSGLDAVVICGYPGTRASLWQQAGRAGRSGQGALAVLVARDDPLDTFLVHHPEALFDRPVESTVLDPDNPYVLAPHLCAAAAELPLTEEDLELFGPACADVLPQLEAAKLLRRRIRAWHWTRRERAADLTDIRGGGGRPVQIVEEGTGRLLGTVDEAAAHSAVHEGAVHLHQGRTYLVRSLDLADSVALVEQADPPYSTVARDTTAISVLETDTEIPWGAGRLCYGSVEVTNQVVSFLRRRLLTGEVLGETKLDLPPRTLRTRAVWWTVTEDQLDEARISPEILGGSLHAAEHASIGMLPLFATCDRWDIGGVSVPLHPDTLLPTVFVYDGHPGGAGFAERAFHTARAWLTATREAIASCECDAGCPSCIQSPKCGNGNDPLHKRGAVRLLTTLLREAPDPPEEGAGAGTEAASA, from the coding sequence ATGGCATTCAATCACTTACCGGCCTGCGTGCACGACGCCTTGACCCCATTGTCCGTCACGCCAGTGACACACTCGGTGCCGATGGCCAAGAATCACCGATCCGATCGACCCGTGCCGGACCCGGCGTCCCGCCCGTCCCCGGCCGCTGTCCTGGGCGGACTCGCCTCCGGTCCGAGCCGGGCTGCGCGCATCACTCATACGGAGCACTTGCCCCCGCGCGCGGGTCGGCATGCCGTCTGGCCCGACCGGATTCGGGCCGAGGTGATCGCGGCCGTGCGGGAGTGCGGCATCGAGCATCCCTGGGCCCACCAGGCGCTGGCCGCCGAGCACGCCCTGGACGGCGATTCGGTGGTCGTCGCCACCGGCACCGCCTCCGGCAAGTCCCTCGCGTATCTCGTCCCCGTGCTGTCCACCCTTCTGGAGGGTTCGAAGGCGCCGAACGGCCGAGGGGCCACCGCGCTGTACCTCTCCCCCACCAAGGCGCTCGCGGCGGACCAGTGCCGATCGGTGAAGGAACTTTCACAACCGCTGGGCACCGCGGTCCGCCCCGCCGTGTACGACGGCGACACCCCGTACGAGGAACGCGAGTGGGTACGCCAGTACGCCAACTACGTCCTCACCAACCCCGACATGCTGCATCGCGGGATATTGCCCTCCCACCCGCGCTGGTCCTCCTTCCTGAAGTCGCTGAAGTACGTCGTCATCGACGAGTGCCACACCTACCGGGGCGTCTTCGGCTCGCACGTCGCCCAGGTGCTGCGCCGGCTGCGCCGCGTCTGCGCCCGTTACGGCTCCTCCCCGGTCTTCCTGCTGGCCTCCGCGACCGCCGCCGAGCCCGCCGTCGCCGCCCGGCGGCTGACCGGCCTGCCGGTGGTGGAGGTCGCCGACGACGCCTCCCCGCGCGGCGAGCTGGTCTTCGCCCTGTGGGAGCCTCCGCTCACCGAACTGCACGGCGAGAAGGGCGCGCCCGTACGGCGCACCGCCACCGCCGAGACCGCCGACCTGCTGACCGACCTGACCGTGCGGGGCGTGCGCTCGGTCGCCTTCGTACGCTCCCGGCGCGGCGCCGAGCTGATCTCGGTGATCGCCCAGGAGAAACTGGCCGAGGTCGACCGCTCCCTGGTCCACCGGGTCGCGGCCTACCGGGGCGGCTACCTCCCCGAGGAGCGCCGCGCCCTGGAACGCGCCCTGCACTCCGGGGAACTCCTCGGGCTCGCCGCCACCACGGCCCTGGAACTGGGCGTGGACGTCTCCGGCCTCGACGCGGTGGTGATCTGCGGCTACCCGGGCACCAGGGCCTCCCTGTGGCAGCAGGCGGGCCGCGCGGGCCGTTCCGGGCAGGGCGCCCTCGCGGTCCTCGTCGCCCGGGACGATCCGCTGGACACCTTCCTCGTCCACCATCCGGAGGCCCTGTTCGACCGGCCGGTGGAGTCGACCGTCCTCGACCCCGACAACCCCTACGTCCTCGCCCCGCACCTGTGCGCCGCCGCCGCGGAACTCCCGCTGACCGAGGAGGACCTCGAACTGTTCGGTCCCGCCTGCGCGGACGTGCTGCCGCAGCTGGAGGCCGCGAAGCTGCTGCGCCGGCGGATCCGGGCCTGGCACTGGACCCGCCGGGAACGGGCCGCCGACCTCACCGACATCCGCGGCGGGGGCGGACGGCCGGTGCAGATCGTGGAGGAGGGCACGGGGCGCCTGCTCGGCACGGTCGACGAGGCCGCCGCGCACTCCGCCGTCCACGAGGGCGCGGTCCACCTCCACCAGGGCCGCACCTATCTGGTGCGCTCCCTCGACCTCGCGGACTCGGTCGCCCTGGTGGAACAGGCCGACCCGCCGTACTCGACGGTCGCCCGCGACACCACCGCCATCTCCGTCCTGGAGACCGACACCGAGATCCCCTGGGGCGCGGGCCGGCTCTGCTACGGCTCCGTCGAGGTCACCAACCAGGTGGTCTCCTTCCTGCGGCGGCGCCTGCTCACCGGCGAGGTGCTGGGCGAGACGAAGCTCGACCTGCCGCCTCGAACGCTGCGGACCCGCGCGGTGTGGTGGACGGTCACCGAGGACCAGCTGGACGAGGCACGGATCAGCCCGGAGATCCTCGGCGGCTCCCTGCACGCCGCCGAGCACGCCTCCATCGGCATGCTGCCGCTCTTCGCGACCTGCGACCGCTGGGACATCGGCGGTGTCTCCGTCCCGCTGCATCCCGACACCCTCCTTCCGACGGTCTTCGTGTACGACGGCCACCCCGGCGGCGCGGGCTTCGCCGAGCGCGCCTTCCACACCGCCCGCGCCTGGCTCACCGCCACCCGCGAGGCCATCGCCTCCTGCGAGTGCGACGCCGGCTGCCCCTCCTGCATCCAGTCCCCCAAGTGCGGCAACGGCAACGACCCCCTCCACAAACGCGGTGCGGTCCGCCTCCTGACAACCCTGCTGCGCGAAGCACCGGATCCCCCGGAGGAGGGGGCCGGGGCGGGAACGGAAGCCGCGTCGGCTTAG